The Toxorhynchites rutilus septentrionalis strain SRP chromosome 3, ASM2978413v1, whole genome shotgun sequence genome includes a region encoding these proteins:
- the LOC129773995 gene encoding uncharacterized protein K02A2.6-like translates to MRSVARQYVYWPNIDDEVAKLVASCNECASVAKTDRKTTMESWPAPEKPWQRLHLDYAGPLDRNYFLILVDSFTKWPEVVRTKEITTTATLRILRGIFARYGQPETLVTDNGTQLTSDRFESYCDTNGIVHLKTAPFHPQSNGLAERFVDTFKRSLKKITAGGETLDEAIDTFLLCYRTTPCRSAPGGKSPANLMYGRPIRTSLELLRPPKPLYKLPSTKQEKQFNRKHGAKARSYDSQDLVWAKVYSANKWTWQPGMVIERIGRVMYNIWLPVKQNLIRSHCNQLRTRHESEINAEAETTPETAQVPLSILLDS, encoded by the coding sequence ATGCGTTCCGTCGCTCGTCAATATGTTTACTGGCCAAACATCGACGACGAGGTAGCGAAGCTTGTCGCTTCGTGCAACGAGTGTGCCAGCGTAGCCAAGACAGACCGGAAGACTACCATGGAATCATGGCCCGCACCGGAGAAACCGTGGCAACGGTTACATCTGGATTACGCCGGTCCGCTGGATAGGAACTATTTTCTCATTCTGGTGGATTCGTTCACCAAATGGCCAGAAGTCGTACGAACCAAGGAGATCACCACCACAGCAACCTTGCGAATCCTTCGTGGCATCTTCGCAAGATACGGTCAGCCGGAAACATTGGTCACAGATAATGGGACACAACTCACCAGCGACCGGTTCGAATCATACTGCGACACGAACGGTATCGTTCACCTGAAGACAGCGCCATTCCATCCACAGTCAAATGGACTAGCAGAGAGGTTTGTCGACACGTTTAAACGGTCGCTCAAGAAAATCACCGCAGGGGGGGAAACCCTCGACGAAGCCATCGATACCTTCCTTCTGTGCTACAGAACAACACCCTGTCGCAGCGCACCTGGTGGGAAATCTCCCGCTAACCTGATGTATGGACGCCCGATCCGTACGTCTCTGGAATTACTTCGCCCGCCTAAGCCGCTCTACAAGTTACCTAGTACTAAACAGGAAAAGCAATTCAACCGGAAGCACGGCGCGAAAGCTCGAAGTTACGATTCACAAGATCTCGTCTGGGCTAAGGTCTACTCAGCCAACAAGTGGACCTGGCAGCCTGGCATGGTGATCGAGCGCATCGGTCGGGTTATGTATAACATCTGGCTGCCTGTGAAGCAAAATCTCATTCGATCCCACTGCAACCAACTGCGGACTCGTCACGAATCTGAAATAAACGCAGAAGCTGAGACGACACCGGAAACTGCCCAAGTACCGTTGTCTATTCTCCTGGACAGTTGA